GTCCACGCCGTCGCGCAGCTTGCCGCGGACGGTGGTGACGAGCTGGTGCACGGTTTGGTAGCTCTCGACAACCATCAGCTGCGGGACCTGGACCGTGCCCGGTTCGCTGACCCGGCCGAGGTCGTTGCGGATCAGGTCGACGATCATCAGGTTCTCGGCGCGGGTCTTCTCGTCCTCGGCCAGCGCCTTCGCGACCAGCTTGTCGTACGCCGGGTCGTCCGACCGGGGCGCGGTGCCCTTGATCGGCCGGCACTCGGCCCACCCGTCGCCGTCGACCGCGAGGAACCGCTCCGGCGACGAACTGGCGATCGCGAGCTCGCCGTACCGGAGGAAGGCCGAGTACGGCGCCGGGTTGGTCGCGCGCTGCCACAGGTAGAAGTCGAGCGGCTCGGGGACGGGTGGGAGGCGGACGCGGTTGGTCAGGCAGACCTCGTAGGTCTCGCCGGCCTCGAGCGCGGCCATGCAGGCGTCGATCCCGGCCAGGTACGTCGCGCGGTCCTGCTCCAGGTGCTGCTCGACGTCGAGCAGCGAGATCGCCGGTGGGTCGACCCAGCCCATCCACCACGAGGCCGCGGCCGATGAAGCCTGATCGAGCCAGGCCACAGCGGCGGCGTCGTCCGGCGCGTGGACCGCAACCAGGTACGAGCGATCCCGGTCGTGGTCGATGACGACGAACCGGTTGGCCCAGATCCACAGGGCGTCCGGAGTCTGCGCTTCGTACGCCGCGACGCCGCCGGTCAGCGACTTGAGCTCGTAGCCGAAATACCCGACGTACCCACCGTTGAAGACCTGGGAAAGCTCGGCCGGGCCGTCGGTCAGGCGGTCGGCGAGGCGGGCCTGCAGCTCGGCGAAGACGTCCCCGTCGGCGACGTCCCGGACGATCACCTCGGCGTCCGGCCCGGCGCTCGTCCCGAGCACGGAGATCCGCCGCGGCGACCGGTCGGTGAGGCTGCCGTCGAGCCAGAACGCGACCGGCTCGGCGGCGAACAGCTCCCGGTAGACCGACTCGCCACCGAAAGCGTGATCGACCGAGCGAACGGACCAGGTCAGAGCGGGCACAGCAGAACGGTACCTACTGGTCAGGCCCAGCAGTGAGTGGTCTCAGCCGAGAGCCAGCGTGGTCCGCATCGCGGTGATGCGGCGGATCGGGATCGCGATCTCGAGACCGTCCCGGTCGTGGGCGCGCTGGGCCATCCAGGCCGCGGTCTGCTCGCGCCGCTTCTGCGACGTACCGGGCAGGTAGAGCGCGCCGACCATCCGCCGGGCGTCGTCGATGCTGCGGACCGTGTAGACGTACCGCTCGCGCTGGCTCTCCATCACGATGAAGCCGGCCTCGCGCAGTTGCTCCTTCAGCCCGGTGATCTCCCCGCCGGCCGGGAACTGCGGCCGCGACCGCAGCCGGGTCGTCAGTCCGGTCAGCGTCCGCAGGTCACCGCGGCGCAGCGGCCGCACCGCCGGGATCGTCGCGGCGAGCACTCCCCCACGCCGCAGCACGCGCGCAGCCTCGGCCAGTACGTCGGGCAGCGGCTGCAGCACCATCAGGCCCATCGAGCAGGTGACGACGTCGAAGGCCTCGTTCGCGAACGGCAGGTGCAGCGCGTCCGCCTGCACCTTCGGACCGGGTGCGCCGTCGAGCTGGATCGCGTTGCTGTCGACGCCCACCACCCAGCGCCCGTACAGCTCACGGGCGACCGGGCCGTTGCCGCAGGCGAGGTCCAGGACCCGCCTGGCCTCCCCCGACACAGCGCGGACGAGCCAGCGGTACGGCGTGTGGTCGCCTGCTACCGCCCGGGACAGCAGGGCTTCCGTACTGCCCGGGGTGGCGGAGTGGAACTCCCGCAGATACCCGGGCCAGTCGATCTGGTTCTCTGACATCGCGGACAGACGTTACCCCGTGGCCACAGCCTGTACATCATCGAGCGCAGGCAGTGGCCACTTTCTTGACACGGAACTGACCAGAACTCAGACCAGCGAGACGAAGATGTGCCCCGCGGTCTCGTCGCTGATCACACCGCCGGCGTCCCGGCTGCCGACCAGGACACCCTCGGCGTCCAGCATCGAGTCGACCTCGCGGCCCGGCAGCGCGCCGGCCCGGCGCAGCACGGCCATCGCGAAGTCGTCGGTCTGCACCGGCTCGGCGATCCGCCGGACCAGCACCCGGACGGCCGCACCGGTCGCCTGGTCGAGCACCTTGTCCAGCGGCTCGACGCCGTCGCGGAACTCGCCGATCGGCGTCGCGAGGCTCTCCTTGTGCAGCTCCTCCAGGCCCGGGATCGGGTTGCCGTACGGCGACTCGGTCGGGTTGTCGAGGATCTTCATCAGCCGGAGCTCGACGGCGTCGCTCATCACGTGCTCCCAGCGGCAGGCCTCGGCGTGCACGTCCTCCCACTCGAGGCCGATCACGTCGACCAGCAGCCGCTCGGCCAGCCGGTGCTTGCGCATCACCCGGGTGGCCTGCATGCGGCCCACGTCGGTGAGCTCCAGGTGCCGGTCGCCCTCGACCGTGACCAGACCGTCGCGCTCCATCCGCGCCACCGTCTGGCTGACCGTTGGTCCGGACTGGTGCAGGCGCTCGGCGATCCGCGCGCGCAGGGGCAGGATGCCCTCTTCTTCCAGCTCGTAGATGGTCCGCAGGTACATCTCGGTGGTATCGATCAGCTCGCTCACGACAACCATTCTCGCCTACCCAGGCAAGCCTTACCCAATCGGCGGGCGGATCCGGTCATTGAAGGTTCAAGCTCACTTCAAAGTTGTTCATCGGCAAGACTGGCCCTGATGACTGCATTGATGTGGTTCAGGCGTGATCTGAGGCTGACGGACAACCCGGCTCTGCTGGAGGCGGTGCGGGCCGGGAACGGGCAGGTGTGTGGGCTCTTCGTGCTCGACGCGGCCCTCTGGGACGCGGCCGGTGATCCGCGACGCGACCACCTGATCAGCTCGCTGAAGAGCCTGCGGGACTCGATGGACGGCAAGCTCGTGGTCCGGCGTGGCGATCCGGCGAAGATCGTTCCCGACCTGGCGGCCGATCTCGGCGCGGACAGTGTGCACATCGCTGCGGACTACGGCCCGTACGGCGGACGCCGCGACGACGCGGTGGAGAAGGCGCTCGACTGTCCGCTGGTGACCACCGGTTCGGCGTACGCGATCGCACCCGGACGAGTGCTGAACGGGTCCGGCCGGTCGTACCAGGTGTTCACGCCGTACTTCCGCGCCTGGCTCGAGCACGGCTGGCGGCAGCCCGTCGACGCACCGGACGACGTCGAGTGGATCGGCAAACAGGGCGACGCGCTGCCGAAGAGCGAGCCGGTGGACGACGCCGGTGAGCGAGCGGCGCGCGCGCACTGGCAGAACTGGCTGGAGACCGTCGCGGACTACGACGACGAGCGCGACCGGCCCGACCTGGACAGCACGTCGCGGATGTCGGTCCCGCTGAAGTACGGCGAAGTCCATCCCCGCACGATGCTCGCCGATCTCGCCCGCCTGCGCAGCAAGGGCGCCGAGGCGTACCGGCGCGAGCTGGCGTGGCGCGAGTTCTGCGCCGATCTGCTGCACCGGAACCCGCACGCGGCGTGGAAGCCGCTGCGGTCCGAGTTCGAGAAGATGGACTACGACGAGCCGGACGACGCGTTCACCGCGTGGTGCGAAGGGAAGACCGGCTACCCGGTCGTCGACGCGGGGATGCGCCAGTTGGCCGAGTCCGGCTTCATGCACAACCGGATCCGGATGGTCGTCGCTTCCTTCCTGGTCAAGGATCTGCACGTCCACTGGAAGTACGGCGCGCGGTGGTTCATGAAGACGCTGCGGGACGGCGACCTGGCCTCGAACAGCCTGAACTGGCAGTGGGTCGCCGGCTGCGGCGCCGACGCGTCGCCGTACTTCCGGATCTTCAACCCGATCACGCAGGGCAAGAAGTTCGACCCCGACGGCGCCTACGTCCGCCGCTGGGTTCCGGAGCTGGCCGGCCTCGACGGCAAGAAGGTCCACGAGCCCTGGCTGCTGCCCGACCCGCCCGAGGACTACCCGGCGCCGATCGTCGACCACGCCGAGGCCCGGCAGGAGTCCCTGCGCCGCTACGCCGCGATCAAGTAGCCGACCAGGCCTTGACCGCGGGATCTTCTCTGCCCCTATAGTACTAGGTAACTAGATCAATGGGGTGACAGATGATTGAGTTCCACCTGGACGGGCGGTCGGGGGTCTCGCCGTACCAGCAGGTCGTGCAGCAGGTCCGCAACGCGTTGCGGCTCGGCCTGCTGCGCGAAGGCGATCAGCTGCCGACCGTGAAGGACGTGGTGGCGAGCCTCGCCATCAACCCGAACACGGTGCTGAAGGCCTACCGCGAGCTGGAGCACGAAGGGCTGGTGGCGGCGCGGCCGGGACGCGGGACGTTCGTGACCCGGACGCTGACCGACCACAGTCTCGCCGCGCACGGACCGCTGCGCGCGGACCTGCGGCGATGGTTGTCCAAGGCCCGTAAAGCGGGACTGGACGACGAGAGCATCGAGGCGCTGTTCAAGGCGACGTTTCGGTCCGCCGCTCAGGAGGACATAGCATGACCGCCGCCCTCCGAGCCCAGGGACTGGGCAAGAAGTACGGCCGGCGCTGGGCGCTGACCGACTGCACGCTCGACCTCCCGGCCGGCCGCGTCGTCGGCCTGGTCGGCCCGAACGGCGCCGGCAAGAGCACCCTGCTGAACCTGGCCGTCGGCATGCTGACGCCGACCAGCGGCAGCATCGAGGTCCTGGACGCACCGGCCGGCGGGCCGCAGCTCGCGAAGATCGGGTTCGTCGCGCAGGACACCCCGACGTACAGCAGGTTGTCGGTCGCCGACCACCTCAAGCTCGGCGCGCATCTCAACCCGGGCTGGGACGATTCCCTGGCCCAGGCAAGGATCCAGCGCCTCGGTCTCG
The Kribbella italica DNA segment above includes these coding regions:
- the pabB gene encoding aminodeoxychorismate synthase component I produces the protein MPALTWSVRSVDHAFGGESVYRELFAAEPVAFWLDGSLTDRSPRRISVLGTSAGPDAEVIVRDVADGDVFAELQARLADRLTDGPAELSQVFNGGYVGYFGYELKSLTGGVAAYEAQTPDALWIWANRFVVIDHDRDRSYLVAVHAPDDAAAVAWLDQASSAAASWWMGWVDPPAISLLDVEQHLEQDRATYLAGIDACMAALEAGETYEVCLTNRVRLPPVPEPLDFYLWQRATNPAPYSAFLRYGELAIASSSPERFLAVDGDGWAECRPIKGTAPRSDDPAYDKLVAKALAEDEKTRAENLMIVDLIRNDLGRVSEPGTVQVPQLMVVESYQTVHQLVTTVRGKLRDGVDAVAAVRACFPPGSMTGAPKIRTMEILDGLESSARGVYSGALGYLTVDGRADLSVVIRTAVLTPHETVIGAGGAIVLDSDPADEYDEMVLKAAATLGRSG
- a CDS encoding class I SAM-dependent methyltransferase, producing MSENQIDWPGYLREFHSATPGSTEALLSRAVAGDHTPYRWLVRAVSGEARRVLDLACGNGPVARELYGRWVVGVDSNAIQLDGAPGPKVQADALHLPFANEAFDVVTCSMGLMVLQPLPDVLAEAARVLRRGGVLAATIPAVRPLRRGDLRTLTGLTTRLRSRPQFPAGGEITGLKEQLREAGFIVMESQRERYVYTVRSIDDARRMVGALYLPGTSQKRREQTAAWMAQRAHDRDGLEIAIPIRRITAMRTTLALG
- a CDS encoding metal-dependent transcriptional regulator, with amino-acid sequence MSELIDTTEMYLRTIYELEEEGILPLRARIAERLHQSGPTVSQTVARMERDGLVTVEGDRHLELTDVGRMQATRVMRKHRLAERLLVDVIGLEWEDVHAEACRWEHVMSDAVELRLMKILDNPTESPYGNPIPGLEELHKESLATPIGEFRDGVEPLDKVLDQATGAAVRVLVRRIAEPVQTDDFAMAVLRRAGALPGREVDSMLDAEGVLVGSRDAGGVISDETAGHIFVSLV
- a CDS encoding cryptochrome/photolyase family protein, producing the protein MTALMWFRRDLRLTDNPALLEAVRAGNGQVCGLFVLDAALWDAAGDPRRDHLISSLKSLRDSMDGKLVVRRGDPAKIVPDLAADLGADSVHIAADYGPYGGRRDDAVEKALDCPLVTTGSAYAIAPGRVLNGSGRSYQVFTPYFRAWLEHGWRQPVDAPDDVEWIGKQGDALPKSEPVDDAGERAARAHWQNWLETVADYDDERDRPDLDSTSRMSVPLKYGEVHPRTMLADLARLRSKGAEAYRRELAWREFCADLLHRNPHAAWKPLRSEFEKMDYDEPDDAFTAWCEGKTGYPVVDAGMRQLAESGFMHNRIRMVVASFLVKDLHVHWKYGARWFMKTLRDGDLASNSLNWQWVAGCGADASPYFRIFNPITQGKKFDPDGAYVRRWVPELAGLDGKKVHEPWLLPDPPEDYPAPIVDHAEARQESLRRYAAIK
- a CDS encoding GntR family transcriptional regulator encodes the protein MIEFHLDGRSGVSPYQQVVQQVRNALRLGLLREGDQLPTVKDVVASLAINPNTVLKAYRELEHEGLVAARPGRGTFVTRTLTDHSLAAHGPLRADLRRWLSKARKAGLDDESIEALFKATFRSAAQEDIA